tgttattaataataaaataaatgcataagtAGTGAATTTCTCTCGAGGAGCAATAATAAGAAGTAATAATAgtgataattaaaaaaatatagtaaATAGAGCCATCAAAATTATGTGTGATGTGAGTCATCTTATTTTACTGAACTAAAAACAATATAATCACCAAAGATTGATAGCAAAGCAAGACGTTTTGTGAACTGTGAATTCCCCAAAGATAACTTTTTGTGAGTATATATAATGTAGATTTGTCTCAGTGGAATGAATACAATGTTAGCTACTAGGAATTTAATTTGTATGAGTATTTATCATCTGTCCTATGtagaatttattttaaaaaaatgtttgttttctttcagtacATGGTGTCTTTTTACTTTTGTCAAATATCAATTACTTTTGTCCATTTACATGTTACATGGATTATTATGGAGTTATGGATTGGATCCTGGAGCGTGACCTGAATaccaatttaaaataaaatgttttaataaaatgtaaaatcatgCTGAACAGTCGCATTTGGAATGAAGTGACAACTCTTGGAATGATTTTTGTCTTTAGAATGTAATTATGGAGAATCAATAAATTCAACCAAGTTAATGAAATACTGGTCATAAACCATTGACCTAACAGTTACCGTTTGGCTTAAGAAATATCTTTGTTATATAGAGTTCTCAAACAGGAACTCTCGGCAGCGCAGGACAGTTGCGTGTGTAGTGCTTCCATCATCCCATCAACATCTTGCTGTCATGTTGTCAAGTCCTTTGTTGCTAGGAAGTGAGCGAGCGAGCAGTGGTGAGGGAGCGGTTGCTGAGTACACAGCCACTACCAATGTGAGATCATTAACCAGCTTTGTTCAACCGTCTTATCTTGAACATGTGACCCAACCTGCCTAAGTACGTCAGCCAGTGAGTCACATACCAGCTGTACGTCAGCCAGTGAGTCACATACCATTTGCAGCTGGTCGTCAATTTTGTGAGTCGCTTCTCACTCATGTTGCAAGTAGCTAAGTTGGAACAGGCATAGCCGGGGAAGGGGGGTCGAGGGTGAACCTAAGCTGCTGCCATTAATTTTAACCCTGTCCTTCCCCTCTGTGCCCGATCATCTGCGCATCCCCTCCCCTCCTGCTCACTTGTTTTGTTCTGATGGTCAAGTTGAGGAGGCAGGTCCTGCCTGATGGAAGTTCTATTttggtttttgtcttttttctccaCACTTCTTCCTCATCTTTAAGGTATGGTTCATTTCTGTGTGGCGAGTGCTCAACTAGCTTGACCTTTGCTTTAGTTGTTTGATTCCCTCCAGTCTGAGACGCACGTGTCGTGGAATCTTTAAATACGTTTGTAGAAACATGAACACTGTGACTCCAAAATGATTACGTTGCTCTTTAATATTGTGAATCGACTTATTTAATGGTCAAATCTTATGTGTCTGTGGAAGTAACAGGACTCTTGTGTGATGACCGTCCGTGCTATAATAAgctcagtgacacactgtggTCGCTTCATGGAATCTTATACAATGTAGTGTGTCAGGTCAAAAATCTGTTTATATGGTTTTCGATTTCAACACACAAGATATGCCCACCTTCTGTGATAATGTTTGGCTTTTGTGACCTTCAAACGGGAGAATATTTCggactttgcttttcaaataaaaataataatatgaagaaaataaaacaaatccatGATATAGTATGCttataatgtaaacagaaggctctagatagtttggttgcCCACTCATTGCAAATTGCAATTCTATTCTCTCTCTCAACACTTTAAAAGAACCGAAAATTTCCAACAACGTGTGACTTAAGACTTTGGATCTCACCTGGCAATGAAGCGGGATGGTCGGTATTGGCCGCGCTGAATACTTTACAGCATGGAGAACAAAgtaatgatcaaataaagaggaaacgtgtgagACACGGGTCAGAAAGTCAAAATCACATCGATTTGTGTTGAACTGCTCCTATTCAGTCAGCAGCCAACCGGTGTAAGTACCAAATCTGCCCttcatgaacctgctcttcttcctcaaaaaaacattgatgaatCCCTCATTATTGGCTGTTGCTTCAGTTGTTTGAGGTTTATATTGAGAGTATATTGTTGCTTGTGCATCATACAATAGTAcatttataaaaaagaaaatatgtcatGCATGGATGCTAACATTTCAGAATGCTCCAGCATTGTTATGTGACttggtttgttttcttctgaagtaatgtgaaattttcatctcattCTTGCGAACATAGTCTCATTTCCCGTCTCATATGGTGAGCGTCTTGTTACAGTCATAATGATAATTCCACCTAACACTTGCAACTTATATTATGAAACTGCTTGTTGCTTGCAAGTGGTAAAAAGTGGTGGAAAAGGTCTGCCCACCACTCGACTAAAAAGTGGAGTCTTATGACGTCAACAAATGCGCTAAACTTCAAGGGATTTTAAGTGAATGAAAAATGTCTACATACTAAAGCCTTGCTTTGACACTGATGAGGTCATGATACCAAGTCACATGACCCAAAAGTTGTAGACTGTGTCTGTGAAAAACAAGCACTTCATCCCATATGCAGCATGTATTGATCTAAGTTTGTCAattctttcttgtttttgtaGATGCTTTGTTGGCAGACCTTGAGTCCACAACTTCCCACATCTCAAAGCGCccgttgtttttgtctgaagaGTCTCCCTACACTGTTCCAGTTGGGGATCACACTCGGCAAGACGCACCGACCCCCTCTGATCTGAACGGACAGGAGGAGACAGAAGTAAGTTGACCATACATTTTTAAGAATCTGCATGCTTCTGAGCTTATATAGTTGCACTGATGTTTCCCTGCCGTCACAGAATAGTTGGTCCAGAGACAGCAACAGTCCCTCCCAACCACCTGGTGAAGAGGATCACGTGTACAGGTACAATCACTATCATTTTTTGGTGTTTGTTCTTGTTTATCATTCCTGGAGTGACTTGTGTGGATCTATGTCTGATTTCTCTACAGTTTTCCTAATAAGCAGAAGAACAGCGAGTCATCTGAGGGCATGAATTTATCTTTGGGTAGCAACCTGTCAGAGCTGGACCGACTCCTGTTGGAGCTCAATGCTGTCCAGCAAAGCACACCAGCCTTCCCCACAGAAGGTTTGAACCTGTTGAACTACCAATCCCTCCTGCTTCAAAATGTTCCTGTCAAACTCATGTAccaaccttttcttttcttagAGGAGGCCGCACCACCACTCCCAGCCACCAGCGTCATCCACTCCAATGGTGTGTCCGCAACAGTCGCTCCGCCTGTGCTGGAGAAGCCCAAGCGCAGCGCCACTCGGGGCGTAGAGGATGTCCGACCGAGTGTGGAGAGCCTTCTGGATGAGCTGGAGAGTTCGGTACCCTCCCCTGTGTAAGTGCCAGTGAGCGTGAGCGATCAAGTCACAACAACTGCTGATGCGTATGTTTAACTTTCACAGTCCCGCACCTTTAGCAGTGTCAGACGGACAAGTGGGTGCACCAGAGGAGGCTCCGGCGCATCTGCAGGCCAGAATGTCTGCCTCTTCAGCCACACGCGAGCTTGATGAGCTGATGGCTTCCTTGTCAGATTTTAAAGTCCAAAGCAACGTATGTATAAGATCTGCTTCTTACCACTACACAGTTAAAGCTCTAGATCCTTGTAATTCAGTGACTTCTTTAGGCGGACGTTATCATGTTATCTCAGTGGTTTAGTGCAATTTAGATACACAATTCTTTCAGGTATACTGACAAAGCTTGTGTTTCTTTTATGCCAAAGCTTTCATTTATGTGAATCCATTTAGGAAGTAAGGCCTGCTGAGCCGCTCCCACGTCAATCATTTGTTCTGCTAAACATGGAAACAACTAGTACTTCTGTTTTCCAGCAAATCCTTCAGTTCTCTGCCACCTTCAGGAGTAAATTCAATTATCACCCGGCAAATTACATTATGCTGCTGAGGATTGTTTCATATTCATCATCGTTGAGCCTATTGCAGTTCACCCTCATGATttcatgtttgcttttttttttaaacctgatgctgATGTATCGTTTAGAAAGGCGGAGCTCGATAATTAGAATCAATTAATCAATTTTAATAACATCATTATATTTGACTTCGGAATGACCAAATCTAAATTGAATCTGCACATCTTAAACATCAGGGTCTATGCAATTAATCTGTGtggttcaacttttttttattcatttaaatgaatCTGTTAAATTCCCAGCTCTGGTTGTAACAGCAAGGGTTTATATTTGTGTTACCACATTTCATATACATGTATTctactattttatttattttttgctcttCCTTGTTtgtcctgtgtttgtgtgttataAATGCTACGACACTATGATCCACGTAGTCAGCATCCCCTCTTTCAATGAATCACGAGTCAGTTGACCTTTCGGTCGTGGATGAGTCTGCGGTGGTCACCAAACCCTCCACTCTATCCATAATTCCTCCCATTGCTTCAGCAGAGATTGCCCACTCCTGTTCTTCTTCGCCTGCTAGTACCCCACTGCCGTTAGAGCTGCATATAGATGAAGATGGTtcgacagcagcagcttcctcagTTGTGCTCTCATCTGAGAACTTTCAGAAAGATGACAGCCTCGCATCTGAGTTCGCTCATGTGGAAAGCCTAAATGTTAGCTGCAGTTTGAAGCCAGGTCTTGTTGATATGGAGAACTCTGATTTGCTTCACCTATCTCAGGTCGCTAAAGGTGCAGCCTCTAGTCAGCCGACTAACATTGGCAGGAGTGCTAGTCCCATCATAGTATCCAAATGCTTGAGTCCTGTAACTGTGACTAATAGCCCACCAAAAATTCAGCCTGGTTCACCTACTGTGGACTCATTACCAAAGGCCGCTAGTCCAGTCACTCCTCCAAGTCTTTCTAGCTCACTACCAAGTAGTCCCGTGACAGTCTCTAACATTTCCAGTCCTGACTTAGTGCCCAGCAGAGCTAGTCCCGTGCCAGTGCCGAGACTGTCAAGTCCAGTTCCAAAGTGTGCCAGTCCTTTAACTATACCAGTGGGTGAGATGGCTATCCCCAAGAGTCCTGTTATTGTCACTAAGAAATCTTACATGTCCAATAGTCTCAGAGCCTCCCCAGTTTCTGCCGCCGAAAAGCAGCGTGGTGACGTAATAAATTTAACATGGCCCTGTCGAGAGCCTCTCCTGGATAACGCTTTAGATCAATTGTTAGCTCGTGAATCCCCTCAgcttgacgagagccagccacCTGCTTCTGTCATAACTGGGGATGAAGATCGCTCATGGGAAGACGAGGACGGGCTCTTCCCTGAGCTCAGTCGAGAGGGGACTTTGACACCCATGACTGAGTCCAGCTGGATTGATGAGTGCTTCACTCCCTCCACCTGCCCCGGGACACCAGACGCTACGCTGGAACTGCCCACACAGCAGCCGTCTGCTGTTGAGCGGGTCTCAGCTTCAGGCCAAGTAGGAGGCACATGTCAACTTAACTCTGAAAATAAGATGGCATGATGTTGGAAAAGCTTTAAGACACCATGCAGTCACTGTGTGATACAGGCATGTGGCACTTGATCAGTATCTAGGATGAGTGGCTATATTGCATGAAGGTTGAAGCAGAGAAACTTATTTTGGGAGGAAAGAGAGGAGTTTGATGAAGATATTCTGTGTGGTTTGATGCATGTAGTGCCATTGCATAGATATTGCGAAACGCCTTTGGTGCTCCCTGCAGAGACTTGTGGCTGATGTTGAAAGCTTTGCTGAAAGGATGTCTGTGCACGTCTCTACTTGCATCACCCTGCTGGTGTCTGGCTCTGCTCTGATGTGTGCAAAGTTTCTGAGGGTGATGTCACGAAACCTCCGTTAAAAAGGTGTCATGATTCAAGACCAAGTTAGGGTATTAGGCTGGACTTCTCTGCTTGAGCtgcttgagttttttttttacttcagagGAACCGTTTTTGCCCAGTGATGCCTGGCACGTGTGCAGTGCGTAGTATGATTAAATCATTCCGTGGTGCTTTTTTGTCTGCCTTGTTTGTGATTTCAAACTCTGGAAGGCGTTGTGAAAATAAGAAATCTTTCCCTTACTGGTTATTGTCTCCAGCTGAAGTCGGTAATACGACGCACCAAAGAGACCACGAATGTGCACCCAATGTACAGGGAGGGAATGTTGCGACGTAAGATGGGACCAATATATGTGAATAAGAGCAATTCTCAAGATAGGCTGATTGAGGAGCTGCAGGGGAAGCTGGGCATTGGCAGAGTGGAGCGTCCACGTAAACAGCAACCAGATGATTGGATGACGGAAGGCGTCATTGTGATGTCAAACCCCCAACGAAAGCGGGAGGAGAGACCTGTTGATAAGGTATAGACTGGGGCAAGTATTGGGCCCCTCCATCAGGAGTATACtgtacactgcctggccaaaaaagtGGTTATTTAGCTGTAAGATTTATTTCCCTACAGTGTTTCATTAATTTTCACCATGATCTTTAATTGATTTTTGGGGAGTCGGGCCATTGCACAACGCCCTTGTCAGCACCTCCCAAAGGTTCTCCATGGGGTGAAGGTGTGACCATGCAGGGTGTGAAAATGATGCACTTGGGCCTGACCAACTTCAACAACCTCATATCCAGTTAGCAGCTTTTtctggccaggcagtgtatctCTATTGTCCCACCAACAGTTCTAGCCCTCCAAATACTTCATTTGAGTTCCCTTCTTCTTTCttattcttttctcttctttgttgctttatttcttcttcttccaccaGATCATCATCCCTCCTGAATCCCCCGCCCCAAAGAGAAAAGTCATCCCCCCCGCACCATCTCCCCCAACTCCAAAGAAAGCCCCTCCAGTAAAGCAAACACCtccacccctccctcctccccctccgaCTCCTCCGCCACCCAGAGAACCCACTCCTCCGCCCCCCAAGGAGCCTACTCCTCCCCCAAAAGAGCCCACACCTCCTCCCGTCCCTCCATCACCCAGTCCCCCTCCGAAACCTGTCACACCACCACCGCCTCCAAAGGTGTTTGTTTCAGTGGGGTGTCAGACGGAGTATGACCCGCTATACGACCCAAACCAGGCATGGTCCCTCCCCCATCCTCCATCAGCTCATATTTTGTCTCATCATTTCAATGTTCTATTTGCTTCACACTTTctcaactccaactttaatgtGAAAGCTGTCATTACCTATGTTATTACTGGCATCTCTAGAGTTCACTCGTCATTccaaaaaatgacatgaagctGAAAGTAACTTCAGGAATATTAGTCCAGCAATTTATTTTTCCCATACAGTAGAGGGCATGTTGCTCTTTTGTCATTTATTGATACACTGCAGTCCTACTGATGTGTACTGGAGTCCATGTTCCTTCTCTATCTATGACATCACTGTGGTTCACACACTACTTTTGGAAGATTGGATTATTCTTGGTTCTGGACACATCAAGACTGCTATTACACCACTTCTATTGTCAATGCCTGAGATGTCTGATCTCACAACAAGTCTTTAAATACCAGGGATCAATGTGAGCTACTGAGCGTGCTCGCTGGTGACTTGCTTCGTATCCGCAGAGTCGTGTGTCTGTATTTATTATTCAACTCAGGAATTTGTCTCATCATTAGGTTTGTTTTTGGCCTCCGGTCACCACACCAGCTGAAAATAAGTCGCCTCTTTAAGCTGCCTGAAATCCAGCCAGCCCAATTTACAAGTGCTGCTTGCATTCGTCCCCCCTCCCCAATTCTAATTCTGACGTGTGGTGGCGCCGAGCGTTGTGTGTCCTGAAAGCAGCTCAGAGTTTAAGAGCCTTAAGGCACGTTGAGTGTCAACCCCTGTGGTGTTCCTGTAACACTTACTGTCTGGCCTTGCGCTGGAATGAAGAACCTGATCTGCTGTGTGACAGCGTAGTTACTGCCGCACTCATGGAGTCTCCCTTAGGATCAAATTAAGAAGCGCCTTTCCCTGCTGTGACGAAATAGAAATTATAATTGACGCTTGACACTTTTCTCTCAGTGACAGGAAGGTTTGCCTGGCTGCATGATAGAGGAAAATCTGACATGCATTGACATATGGTGCTGCAGTTACATAACAATAGCGAGCAGAAGTGCACAGCACGGTGCAACATCTGCTGTTGCAGTTTACTCAAAATGAATCTCAGGTCAGTGCCTGTCAAGCTCTTTGCAGCCAGCAGGTTTCTCTGGCTGTATTCACGAGGCAGCAGGCGTCATAACAGTGTAATGTATGAGTCATTGTAGTGGTGTTAGCATTAGTGACCCTTCATCCAGTGTTCATGTTTTAAAGTCCAAACATTGGCATGATTCACCTGTCATCTGTCAAAGGCACATAGGATAATTCTTTGTTACAAGAACAACTATTACTACGACTGTTATTAGTAGTATTATTTTTGTCTACAAAAAgcaaaagtttcattttcataatcATTGTCTTTCAATGTTATTAAATGCGTTGCCATCTCCTCTAGATCCAGTCACAGGGAAAGACCGCCCCCTCAGGTCCGCCCAAACCAGCCAACAAGCTGGACAACATGCTGGGCAGCCTTCAGTCCGACCTGAACAGACTCGGGGTACAGACTGTGGCCAAAGGTGTCTGTGGTGCCTGCAAGAAACCGATCGTGGGACAGGTAAATGAATGGTGGTGGCAAACAAGCTGATTTAGGTAACTTTCTGCTGTTGGCCCACCATCAGCCATCTGCTTGCTTGGTCAAAGCCGTTTTTGATGTCTACTTTAATGGAGTCATGAAACGTATTGTAATATCATTAACATTATGTCTCTGGCCAGGGTTTTTATGTAAGACAGTCTTTTATGAAGGCTATATGAGGAATGGGTCAATGAGAAGATGGACTGTTTTATCTTCATAaaactttaaatgtttttaacgGATGAGGTTTTCCAGCGTTGGAAATCTGTGGTGACTTGATTTGGGTAAATGGTGATTTATGGTGTGTTGCTAAACTAACTGCTTCTGTCTGGAGGCTAAAAATACAATCCTCTATCTTCTGTAAGGCAATAGTAACAATAATagtataattttattttgatgtgaagctactctATTAATATGTGACATTGGATTACTGAAGAGGAAAAATCTGGTCCAATGGGACCGTTAAACATTTCATCTGCACAGACAGATGTGATGAAGTTTTTAGCTCACCGGTAACATGATTTGCTGTGCAGTCTTCACGACAAGATAGTTTGAAACTCAACCAGTTGAAATGAAACAAGATTAGAAATGCAGAAGTGTTCACCTCCGCCTCGCATCTCATTTCCTGACGTGATAAAAAGCGGCCTACAATTTAATCTATAAAACAACTTGAGTCATGCCGTGTTGGCTCACAGCAGTAACAAAGATCCCTGCCAGGATTCCAACTCCCAATTAAACAATGGAGCAGCTGAAGGATGACAATGCTAAATCAGCAGTTTTTTTCTTATTAGCTCTCATACAGTTCATAAACACATGTTATGCATCTCTTTTATATAGAAGCACGGTTTAAAATCAGGTAGACTGAGCTTTCCTGAATTACACACCTGAGATTTTTCGCAAAGCTTTGATTAAAAAAACCTGAATATGTCCATTCAAACACCTTTAAGTCCTTCTCCATCATGCTTGAAGGCTGCAGCTAACTTTTTCCTGCAGTTTCCTTTCATCTCTTCTCACTTTAATCCTCCGCATGTCCCCATTCCAGGTGGTGACTGCGATGGGCAGGACGTGGCACCCAGAACACTTTGTGTGCACCCACTGCCAGGAGGAGATTGGCTCCAGGAACTTCTTCGAGCGTGAGGGCCAGCCATACTGCGAGAAAGACTATCACAATCTCTTCTCACCACGGTGTCACTACTGCAATGGACCCATACTGGACGTCAGTACTGGCGACACACACTACTCACATTGGTACAGGGGCTGgataataacatttatttattcaggcCTAATGGATTAAGGCTGTTACTGGATCGTGACATGTCAGAAATTGCTTTCCATTCTCAGACACTGACACTGAGACCTTcctacgcacgcacgcacgcacacgcacacacacacacacacacacacacacggaaatGACCTTTAGTTTTTcttcacacacatacatgtccCTGTCTCTGCAGCTATCATGTCTAACCTGTCAGGGTTCACTCTTTTTCCACCCACATCAAAAAGAACACGCATTCACAGACACTGCCAGTGGCCATGAGAGGGAAGTAGTAGATGGACTTTAACCTGGGGAGAGGCCAGAAATGACTCACTTGCCAAGGTTTTCTTACTCATCCCCAAGGGTGtacttgacacacacacacactcatatgcCCTCAGGAACACACTGTTGATATATCACTTCTCTCTTTCGTGCTTCTCATAAACAATCACTCAAAAGGTCAGGCATAAACGCAAttcatgaatggaaaaaaaaaatcccttcagACTGTGATGTATCGTGCTGCTTTTATAAATGAactatatttcatttttgtacgttaatgaaatgaaaaattttAGTCACTTGTTACAATATAGGAGACATATAGATTTTAgtaaactattttttaaatatattcagcTCATGGTGATATGTTTAGATTTGCaatttaatattatattcaTGGGTTCCTTTGACATCTGTTgctcaaaaacacatttgttgatTTCAGGGAGTTAAAACTATTAATCTCTATGAACCGCAGCCACTAAAACATACTTCAGATCAAGATCCTTGAAACACAATAGTTTGGAACGTTCAGCTTTCTGCAGCAAAAGGGTCGATGGTTTTTGTGTAATTGTTGTTCGTGGGCTTTGTCGCCCCCTACTGGCGAGGTGTGCGCACACGCGTTTTGCAAAACCAATTAAAAGCAGCTACAAGAGTATTAATATTGCGATCAGCAACTTTAATGGAAATATAACCACCCATCTTAATAAGATGAAGTTGTTGACTTCTGCAGTCATTTCTACTCTTTTGATGAAATCTGGTGTTTACAGAAAGTAGTGACGGCGCTGGACAAAACATGGCATCCTGAGCACTTCTTCTGTGCACAGTGCGGAGCGTTCTTCGGACCAGAaggtacaaatgtttttttgtgtgtgtgtgttgggattaatcaaataaaatcacatgACGATGAGCATTGTTTGCCCCAGGGTTCCACGAGAAGGACGGGAAAGCGTTCTGCAGGAAGGATTATTTTGACATGTTTGCGCCTAAATGTGGGGGTTGCACCCGAGCCATTTTGGAGAACTACATCTCTGCTCTCAACTCTCTGTGGCACCCCGAATGCTTTGTCTGCAGGGTGAGTTCCCACTCTCAATATGTCTCACTCGTCCTGCTGTGTTTCCCATCACCATTCAGTAACATGGTCTAACATAATCCATAGACTGGTCATGTCTGTCATTCTTACCTTCTGATATACATGCACCCAAATTTCTGAAAAACTGCGTTCAGGACAAAGACAGCAGTATAGGTTTCCTGTATTTGGACATATTTGCTCAAAATAATAGTGTTGGATTGGAGTTACTTGTTATATTGTCGCGGACTGAGCGCACATTGAAGCCTCTTTCTTGACAGTCAAGCTTTGGCGGTGCTAGCTCTGGTGTAACgctgagaggaggagggtgcattGCAAAGTATTTCAGAGTAAAATTGCATCCTATAGCTTCACTTCTGGATCGTAAAATgcaatttttctctttttattgcAATCGTCAGCAAGAATGGATGCAGTTTATCAATATTGAAAAGCAGCCaggtgtgttgtttttttgttgaacatttcattgaaaataacCCTTTGTCCCTGCGCCCAATTGGttattttctgtgttttaatttgcctcttttttattttttgtccttCACAAATTTGAGGACTGGAATAATaaggactgaaataaaaaaaaaatctataaaaaaatcaataaataaaatgataacaataacaaactAAATTCTTGACAGCTCCAATATGTGAGTTCTAACACTTGTACtaatcaaagtcaacaaacaacagatgtgttcaaaaaataaatcaacaaatgaATATTGAGTAGAATGCACAGGTTGTCTGATGACGTTATTATACTTCATTATACTTCATCATTTTGTTGCTTTGAACATTTGGTCTTTTTGCCATGTTGTATCTGTATTAAATGTAGGTCAAAGGAAGCTgttctcaacaccagagtggcccaTAATGTTCCCAATGttctgctgttagcatgttgttgagcctcttcagagtctctgaggttattctgcagaatgttctggacagtgtctgttctgttgggttgttggagtgaacaaatgtttgcatgaggaaagcattattggccactctgctgtTGAGAACAGCTTCCTTTAGAGATACATTTAGAACTGATACAACTTGTGGAAtacatttgccattaatcgtgagttaactcagttTTGTGTGACAAGCCCTAATGAAAATACAACTTTGTTCTGTTCCTGACAGTGGAGTTGCTCAACAAGTTTGTCTAACTGACTGCATCACCTTGTTTCCTGCTCACCAGGAGTGCTTCACACCGTTTGTGAACGGCAGCTTCTTTGACCACGAGGGTCAGCCGTACTGCGAGTCTCACTACCACGAGCGCCGCGGCTCCCTCTGCTCCGG
Above is a window of Synchiropus splendidus isolate RoL2022-P1 chromosome 6, RoL_Sspl_1.0, whole genome shotgun sequence DNA encoding:
- the LOC128760350 gene encoding paxillin-like isoform X1; amino-acid sequence: MDDLDALLADLESTTSHISKRPLFLSEESPYTVPVGDHTRQDAPTPSDLNGQEETENSWSRDSNSPSQPPGEEDHVYSFPNKQKNSESSEGMNLSLGSNLSELDRLLLELNAVQQSTPAFPTEGLNLLNYQSLLLQNVPVKLMYQPFLFLEEAAPPLPATSVIHSNGVSATVAPPVLEKPKRSATRGVEDVRPSVESLLDELESSVPSPVPAPLAVSDGQVGAPEEAPAHLQARMSASSATRELDELMASLSDFKVQSNIQSQGKTAPSGPPKPANKLDNMLGSLQSDLNRLGVQTVAKGVCGACKKPIVGQVVTAMGRTWHPEHFVCTHCQEEIGSRNFFEREGQPYCEKDYHNLFSPRCHYCNGPILDKVVTALDKTWHPEHFFCAQCGAFFGPEGFHEKDGKAFCRKDYFDMFAPKCGGCTRAILENYISALNSLWHPECFVCRECFTPFVNGSFFDHEGQPYCESHYHERRGSLCSGCQKAITGRCITAMGRKFHPEHFVCAFCLKQLNKGTFKEQNEKPYCHGCFIKLFS
- the LOC128760350 gene encoding paxillin-like isoform X2 translates to MDDLDALLADLESTTSHISKRPLFLSEESPYTVPVGDHTRQDAPTPSDLNGQEETENSWSRDSNSPSQPPGEEDHVYSFPNKQKNSESSEGMNLSLGSNLSELDRLLLELNAVQQSTPAFPTEEEAAPPLPATSVIHSNGVSATVAPPVLEKPKRSATRGVEDVRPSVESLLDELESSVPSPVPAPLAVSDGQVGAPEEAPAHLQARMSASSATRELDELMASLSDFKVQSNIQSQGKTAPSGPPKPANKLDNMLGSLQSDLNRLGVQTVAKGVCGACKKPIVGQVVTAMGRTWHPEHFVCTHCQEEIGSRNFFEREGQPYCEKDYHNLFSPRCHYCNGPILDKVVTALDKTWHPEHFFCAQCGAFFGPEGFHEKDGKAFCRKDYFDMFAPKCGGCTRAILENYISALNSLWHPECFVCRECFTPFVNGSFFDHEGQPYCESHYHERRGSLCSGCQKAITGRCITAMGRKFHPEHFVCAFCLKQLNKGTFKEQNEKPYCHGCFIKLFS
- the LOC128760350 gene encoding paxillin-like isoform X3; amino-acid sequence: MNLSLGSNLSELDRLLLELNAVQQSTPAFPTEEEAAPPLPATSVIHSNGVSATVAPPVLEKPKRSATRGVEDVRPSVESLLDELESSVPSPVPAPLAVSDGQVGAPEEAPAHLQARMSASSATRELDELMASLSDFKVQSNIQSQGKTAPSGPPKPANKLDNMLGSLQSDLNRLGVQTVAKGVCGACKKPIVGQVVTAMGRTWHPEHFVCTHCQEEIGSRNFFEREGQPYCEKDYHNLFSPRCHYCNGPILDKVVTALDKTWHPEHFFCAQCGAFFGPEGFHEKDGKAFCRKDYFDMFAPKCGGCTRAILENYISALNSLWHPECFVCRECFTPFVNGSFFDHEGQPYCESHYHERRGSLCSGCQKAITGRCITAMGRKFHPEHFVCAFCLKQLNKGTFKEQNEKPYCHGCFIKLFS